The Thermofilaceae archaeon nucleotide sequence CAGCTCGTAGATCCTCGGGTCAAGCCCCTCCTTTACGAGCCTCCTAACCTCCTCAAGCACCTGCGACGGCCTCCTCCTCAGCCTCACCCACAGCTCGAGAACCTTGCCCGCCAGACCGGTCGGGCAACCTTCGAGGCACCTTTTCAGCTCGGATAGGAGGAGCTCCTCCCTTAGAACCGTCGACCTCGAGTCCTTACTCACCCCCGCGACGGTAACCCCTTTTCGAACAGCCCTCGAGAGCAGCTGCCCGTACGTCTCCACGTAGTCGAGTATGAAGCCCTCCCTACCCTCAACGTTCAGCTCCCTGATGACGTGGCTCATCCTGCCGAAGAGGGACCCGTCGAGCATCACGAGGCCGGCGCCCTCATCAACCGCTTCAAGAGCAACCTCATGCTCGAGGTGCTCCCTCAGGAGCCGCTTAAAGTCCTCGTAGTCGCGGACGCTCTTGGGGAAGAGAGCGTCGACCCTGAGCTTCCTCAACTCCCTCCCTCCCGCCTCGAGCGCTACAGCCCTGGTGACTAGGATGGCTCCTCCTCCAGCCACTTCGATCTCGTCGCTGCCGCTGTCGACCGCGTAAACTTCGTCAAACTCGTTCCGCGCCTCAACCCCCTCCACCCACACGCCCTTTACCAGCTCGCGGTAGCGGGACGCTAGATCGGCGCCGCCCGCTGCAACTCGCAGGATCTCGCTCCTCTTCCTGCGGACCTCCTCAACGAAGAGATCAGCGAAGCGCGGCACAACGTAATACGATCCGCAGGGGTATTTAGGTAGCCTTGAGACTGCCTCGAAAGTAACCGGGAGGTCGTACCTGCACAGAAATAGCGGAAAGAGAGGTCGGAGCCTATCTGCAGAGGAGCTTTTGCGCGGTCCGTAGTACCTACTTACCGGCGCGCCTGTAGTAGTCGTCCATCACTTTCTCGTACAGCCGGTCGCTCCTGATCTCCTCGAGCAGCTTCGCGACCCTCGAGACCCACCCCTCGAAGAGCCTCCTGCCCTTCTCAGCTGTTGCCGCTCGCGGGTCGCCAACGTAGCCCTCTATGGCGTAGCAGACCCAATCGGCCATTGTCCTGACGTTCCTCGCGATCTGCGCTGGGCCGAGCTTGGCGGGGCCTTTCACGCGCTCGAGCTTGCAGAGGTGGGGGAAGAGGTGGAGCGCTAAGCTGGTTTCGATCTCGCAGGCGTGCCCGATCGGCTCGGTCTCCCTTATCTCGTTGATCAG carries:
- a CDS encoding DNA double-strand break repair nuclease NurA, giving the protein MPRFADLFVEEVRRKRSEILRVAAGGADLASRYRELVKGVWVEGVEARNEFDEVYAVDSGSDEIEVAGGGAILVTRAVALEAGGRELRKLRVDALFPKSVRDYEDFKRLLREHLEHEVALEAVDEGAGLVMLDGSLFGRMSHVIRELNVEGREGFILDYVETYGQLLSRAVRKGVTVAGVSKDSRSTVLREELLLSELKRCLEGCPTGLAGKVLELWVRLRRRPSQVLEEVRRLVKEGLDPRIYELFVEARNPVPDSKLLLLMNLEPGYTVPVKLTLERVQMGVIEVALTEEFRLMALLGEIFERVSDELGPRFAEKVERVLAALRSYPAVLTSYVIFSRGDDPVRVDIAVGREDLAAGSSRFVRSPPDSFIRVLRQLAFLYAGRMSYNVLLLEADKRVRTTAETLDLYHKLAMKELGELIVHSRGERRYFIP
- a CDS encoding creatininase family protein, with protein sequence LINEIRETEPIGHACEIETSLALHLFPHLCKLERVKGPAKLGPAQIARNVRTMADWVCYAIEGYVGDPRAATAEKGRRLFEGWVSRVAKLLEEIRSDRLYEKVMDDYYRRAGK